From Microcystis aeruginosa NIES-2549, a single genomic window includes:
- a CDS encoding CocE/NonD family hydrolase, which produces MLNPYPIKKETASLITRDGISLAADIYRPDSRESLPILLMRQPYGKAIASTVVYAHPSWYARQGYIVVIQDVRGRGNSTGNFNLFAHEIRDGLETIEWVLTIPNNTGVVGMYGFSYQGMTQLYAAANGHSALKTICPAMIAHDLYRDWAYENEAFNLQYNLAWAIQLAAETARLKGDETAYQKLWVASRNLPLFDPIAASPQILHDLAADSFYHDWITRYLPDDYWQNLSPQHLLKNIDLPMLHIGGWFDPHLRGTLSLYQEMQSRSIYPQRLIIGPWTHLPWGRKVGEIDYGQEAISPVDKMQLQWFDYFLKGQEVELFKNPSVYLFQMGSNQWRYLEKFPGENQQIYYLASQGLANLREDEGKLSAILLEPAIEDTIVHDPWRPVPSLGGHSVLPGGIFDRTMLDCRSDVITYTSPPLEKDLTILGSPRLDCYCQADAVSFDICAVVSQVTPDGRVFNITQGYKRVNNPESPLNIALQATFITIPQGHSLRLSLSASCFPAHPVNAGTGSYPHQSRAINFSIITIKVFCQGNFPAKLLLPLVGES; this is translated from the coding sequence ATGCTTAATCCCTACCCCATAAAAAAAGAAACGGCTAGTTTAATCACCAGAGATGGAATTAGTTTAGCTGCCGATATTTATCGTCCCGATAGTAGGGAATCTTTGCCCATTTTACTAATGCGACAACCCTACGGAAAAGCGATCGCTTCTACGGTGGTTTATGCCCATCCTAGCTGGTATGCACGTCAGGGTTATATTGTGGTAATTCAGGATGTCCGGGGACGGGGAAACTCGACGGGAAATTTTAATTTATTTGCCCATGAAATTAGGGACGGATTAGAAACCATTGAATGGGTTTTAACTATTCCTAATAATACGGGTGTGGTGGGAATGTATGGTTTTTCCTATCAGGGAATGACCCAATTATATGCCGCTGCCAATGGTCATAGCGCTTTAAAAACTATTTGTCCAGCGATGATTGCTCATGATTTATATCGAGATTGGGCCTATGAAAATGAAGCATTTAATTTACAATATAATCTCGCTTGGGCAATACAATTAGCGGCGGAAACAGCTAGATTAAAAGGGGACGAAACTGCCTATCAAAAACTCTGGGTAGCTTCCCGAAATTTACCCCTTTTTGATCCTATTGCAGCCTCTCCCCAAATTCTACATGATTTGGCCGCCGATTCTTTTTATCACGATTGGATTACTCGTTATCTTCCCGATGACTATTGGCAAAATTTATCACCGCAACACCTTTTAAAAAATATCGATTTGCCGATGTTACATATCGGGGGTTGGTTCGATCCTCATCTCCGGGGAACTTTGAGTTTATACCAAGAAATGCAAAGTCGTTCTATTTATCCCCAACGGCTAATTATTGGTCCTTGGACTCATCTACCCTGGGGGAGAAAAGTAGGAGAGATAGATTATGGTCAAGAGGCAATTAGTCCTGTGGATAAAATGCAGCTGCAATGGTTTGATTATTTCTTAAAAGGTCAGGAAGTGGAGTTATTTAAAAATCCTTCCGTGTATCTATTTCAAATGGGATCTAATCAATGGCGATATCTAGAGAAGTTTCCTGGAGAAAATCAGCAAATTTATTATCTTGCTAGTCAGGGTTTAGCCAATCTGCGGGAGGATGAGGGGAAATTAAGCGCGATTTTGTTAGAACCTGCGATCGAGGATACCATCGTTCACGATCCTTGGCGACCGGTCCCATCTTTAGGAGGTCATAGCGTCTTACCTGGGGGAATATTCGACCGCACCATGCTAGACTGTCGCAGTGATGTAATTACCTACACTTCTCCCCCCCTAGAGAAGGATTTAACGATTTTGGGTAGTCCCCGTCTGGATTGTTATTGTCAAGCAGATGCGGTTAGTTTCGATATCTGCGCGGTGGTTTCTCAAGTTACCCCCGATGGTCGAGTTTTTAATATCACTCAGGGTTATAAACGGGTAAATAATCCCGAATCACCCCTAAATATTGCCCTACAGGCCACTTTTATCACTATTCCTCAAGGTCATAGCTTGCGTTTAAGTCTGAGTGCCTCTTGCTTTCCTGCACATCCCGTCAACGCGGGGACCGGCAGCTATCCCCACCAGAGTCGAGCGATCAATTTTTCTATTATCACAATTAAGGTTTTTTGTCAAGGAAATTTTCCTGCAAAATTGCTATTACCTTTAGTCGGGGAAAGCTAA
- a CDS encoding aldo/keto reductase encodes MQKRYLGQTNIEITPLLVGTWQAGKRMWAGIEDEESIKAIRAAFEAGITTIDTAEIYGEGHSELIVAQALADVREQVIYATKVFANHLKYEEVIAACHRSLKNLQTDYIDLYQIHWPSGSWNTEIVPISETMAALNYLKAEGKIRAIGVSNFSRSQLEEAGQYGRIESIQPPYSLFWRSVEKEIMPYCIDNNISILAYSPLAQGLLTGKFRNGYQLASEDHRIKNKLFHGENFQRVQAALTQLEPIANRYNCSLAQLSLAWLIKQPQTNAIAGVRNAAQAVNNAQAMTINLTPEDLKLIDNIGKQVTDFLDDNPVLWDF; translated from the coding sequence ATGCAAAAACGCTATCTCGGTCAGACTAATATAGAAATTACTCCCCTTCTCGTGGGTACTTGGCAAGCAGGAAAAAGGATGTGGGCAGGTATTGAAGATGAGGAAAGTATTAAAGCCATTCGTGCCGCTTTTGAGGCAGGAATTACCACTATAGATACAGCCGAAATCTACGGGGAAGGTCACTCAGAATTGATTGTCGCTCAAGCTTTGGCCGATGTGCGAGAACAGGTAATTTATGCCACCAAAGTCTTTGCTAATCACCTCAAATACGAGGAAGTTATCGCCGCTTGCCATCGCTCTTTAAAAAACCTCCAAACCGATTATATAGATCTTTATCAAATTCATTGGCCTAGTGGCTCATGGAACACGGAAATAGTGCCTATTTCTGAAACTATGGCCGCTCTTAATTATCTGAAAGCAGAGGGAAAAATTCGCGCTATCGGGGTTTCCAATTTCTCCCGCTCTCAACTGGAAGAAGCTGGTCAATACGGCAGAATTGAGAGTATTCAACCTCCCTATTCTCTCTTTTGGCGCTCGGTAGAAAAGGAAATTATGCCCTATTGTATAGACAATAATATTTCTATTCTAGCCTATTCTCCCCTTGCCCAAGGTTTATTAACAGGAAAATTTAGAAACGGTTATCAGTTGGCATCCGAGGATCATAGAATTAAAAATAAACTCTTTCATGGCGAAAACTTTCAGAGGGTACAAGCGGCTTTAACTCAATTAGAACCGATTGCTAACCGCTATAATTGTTCCCTAGCTCAATTATCTCTGGCTTGGTTAATTAAGCAACCCCAAACTAATGCAATTGCTGGGGTAAGAAATGCTGCTCAAGCAGTTAATAACGCTCAAGCAATGACAATTAATTTAACCCCAGAAGACCTAAAATTAATTGATAATATTGGTAAACAGGTAACTGATTTCTTGGATGATAATCCTGTGCTGTGGGATTTCTAA
- a CDS encoding SLBB domain-containing protein, which yields MSTIKLVLLIMLNSSQLQDLISKSLRYLLIIGTIAPLTSLEARSVQATPPSSAAPPKEATAPIPAQSKDYTLGEGDKVRVTIYQVADLSGDFLVLADGTLTLPLIGSVKVEGMTVTEAGQTLAKRYTTYLKRPVVTVSVLTPRPLQIAIAGEVNRPGTYTINPEQSQKTPLLTEIIRQAGGVTTVADIGQVQIRRNLKGQEQLIQANLWQLIQKGDKTQDISLRDGDSIVIPTKTTLSVGEVNQLADANFGLDSDREINVTVVGEVYRPGSHRIVPTANNNNNNNNDQDRGGTRKPARLTQAIQQAGGIKPLADIRQVQVLRYTRDGSQQKIPVDLWSLLDKGDMTGDIFLQEGDTVIIPTATAISAKESETLAAASFAPKTINVKVVGEVAKPGTIEVPPNTPLNQAILTAGDFDKRRANQSTVELIRLNPNGTVTKTSINIDFSQGINEKTNPILRNNDVVVVHRNGLASATDTLGTVLSPFTGLTGLFNGFFNLFR from the coding sequence ATGTCAACGATAAAATTAGTCCTATTGATAATGTTAAATAGCAGCCAATTACAGGATTTAATCAGTAAATCACTACGTTATCTATTAATTATCGGCACTATTGCCCCCCTAACTTCCTTAGAAGCTCGCTCAGTCCAAGCCACTCCTCCGAGTAGTGCTGCCCCCCCTAAAGAAGCGACCGCCCCTATCCCCGCCCAAAGCAAAGATTACACCCTAGGAGAAGGGGATAAAGTGCGCGTCACCATCTACCAAGTGGCGGATTTAAGCGGCGATTTCCTTGTTTTAGCCGATGGAACCCTAACTTTACCTCTGATTGGTAGCGTCAAAGTGGAAGGAATGACCGTCACCGAAGCCGGCCAAACCTTGGCCAAACGTTACACCACCTATCTCAAACGTCCCGTGGTTACTGTTAGCGTTCTCACCCCCCGGCCCCTGCAAATCGCCATCGCGGGAGAAGTCAATCGCCCGGGAACCTATACAATTAACCCCGAACAAAGCCAAAAAACGCCCCTATTGACCGAAATAATCCGGCAAGCGGGGGGAGTGACTACGGTGGCCGATATTGGTCAAGTTCAAATCCGACGCAACCTCAAGGGACAAGAACAGCTAATACAAGCCAATCTCTGGCAATTAATCCAAAAAGGCGATAAAACCCAAGATATTAGCCTTAGAGATGGCGATAGCATCGTTATTCCCACTAAAACGACCCTTAGCGTCGGGGAAGTCAATCAATTAGCTGATGCCAATTTTGGACTAGATAGCGATCGAGAAATTAATGTTACTGTGGTGGGAGAAGTTTATCGTCCGGGGTCCCATCGTATTGTCCCCACTGCCAATAATAACAATAACAATAATAATGACCAAGATCGCGGTGGCACCAGGAAACCGGCCCGACTAACCCAAGCTATCCAACAAGCGGGAGGCATCAAACCTCTGGCCGATATCCGACAGGTGCAAGTGCTGCGTTATACTCGTGACGGTTCCCAGCAGAAAATCCCTGTAGATCTCTGGAGTTTACTCGATAAAGGTGATATGACCGGCGATATCTTTCTTCAAGAAGGGGATACGGTGATTATCCCCACCGCTACCGCCATCTCGGCCAAGGAATCGGAAACCCTAGCAGCGGCCAGTTTTGCCCCTAAAACCATTAACGTGAAAGTGGTCGGAGAAGTGGCCAAACCGGGGACAATTGAAGTGCCTCCCAATACCCCTCTCAATCAGGCAATTTTAACCGCAGGAGACTTTGATAAGCGTCGGGCCAATCAGTCCACAGTGGAATTAATTCGTCTCAATCCTAACGGGACCGTCACCAAAACCTCAATTAATATCGATTTTTCCCAGGGTATCAACGAGAAAACTAACCCGATTCTCCGCAATAATGATGTGGTTGTGGTTCATCGTAACGGTCTGGCCTCTGCTACCGACACCCTCGGCACGGTTTTAAGTCCCTTTACCGGTCTGACAGGCCTCTTCAACGGATTTTTTAATCTTTTCCGTTAA
- a CDS encoding transketolase, producing the protein MTATSTIPDFCQGIKYFGASLPEFDKYAGKAAIAEGKTAISEANDPNAIYQTLLAADALRYLTLQITATKESGHPGGFASAADVIASLMMLGQKNIFTEVGHHAPGFYSNVFLDRSLEAMGISNVTQLGERFREKHGLLGHLSGQIPGLLGPAGPLGQGQHFAMAAAKLHPNTLFPVTIGDGGLGEPYIMSSFGHFHTAYPEITNFLPILVWNGYSQEHHSMVSLKTNAEMEAYWRGNGFEEVILINAKDFDDANQNGEYVDSTKFSFNQRLEFMKVVLMATDKAAQLALGGKLTVIIIKQLKGAGVHKRGAASHNLYPGDSLEKDYIVSALQERALPPEAWAIVRTNFERSGGGPAAETVVTEKVLPLPDLGTLPITEYTVGGDKKVATTAMGELVVAVGKADPNFVVTNADGNAASGINNINVGLKIIHPTTDDTYFQAPNGQVYEPLSEDACAGLAVGLSLLGGRTLWCSYESFAINGLPIWQTVTQAMAELRRPTPSTITLFTAGALEQGRNGWTHQRPEIENYFAAMMRNGNIFPLFPCDANSIQVCYEWALGTSNKGITITASKSPLPVRTTFEQTRQALEKGGVILHESEGSKKVVFAVIGDMTLLPVFESAQQLEAAGIGVKIVSVINPRRLYRPSDVMSETSSEADNNFLDDAGFDSLFAGDALIGVTGGTSAMLEPIMLRSNARRDVFAWKRGETTASAGEIMAYNGLTANALTARATQLLG; encoded by the coding sequence ATGACAGCTACTAGCACAATTCCCGATTTTTGTCAAGGGATAAAATATTTTGGGGCTTCCTTACCCGAATTTGATAAATATGCAGGAAAAGCCGCTATTGCTGAGGGAAAAACCGCTATTAGTGAGGCTAATGACCCGAATGCTATCTATCAAACCCTCTTAGCCGCCGATGCTTTGCGTTACCTCACCCTACAAATCACCGCTACCAAAGAATCGGGACACCCCGGCGGTTTTGCCAGCGCTGCCGATGTGATTGCCTCTTTGATGATGTTAGGCCAGAAAAATATTTTCACTGAAGTGGGCCATCATGCCCCCGGTTTTTATAGTAACGTCTTTCTTGATCGCTCTCTGGAAGCCATGGGCATCAGCAACGTCACCCAATTGGGAGAACGTTTTCGGGAAAAACACGGACTTTTAGGGCATCTTTCCGGACAAATCCCCGGACTTCTTGGGCCGGCCGGTCCTCTGGGCCAAGGCCAACATTTTGCCATGGCGGCGGCCAAATTACACCCTAATACCCTTTTCCCTGTGACTATCGGGGATGGTGGTTTAGGAGAACCCTACATTATGAGTAGTTTTGGTCATTTTCATACTGCTTATCCAGAAATTACCAATTTTCTGCCGATTTTAGTCTGGAATGGCTATTCCCAAGAACACCATAGCATGGTTTCCCTGAAAACTAACGCCGAAATGGAAGCCTATTGGCGCGGTAATGGTTTCGAGGAAGTGATTCTCATTAATGCCAAAGACTTCGATGATGCTAATCAAAATGGGGAATATGTAGATAGCACCAAATTCTCTTTTAACCAGCGTCTGGAGTTCATGAAAGTGGTGTTAATGGCCACGGATAAAGCCGCCCAATTAGCCCTAGGTGGTAAACTAACGGTGATCATTATTAAACAACTTAAAGGGGCGGGAGTTCACAAACGGGGAGCTGCTTCCCATAATCTTTATCCAGGCGATTCTTTAGAAAAAGATTATATCGTTAGTGCCTTACAGGAACGCGCTTTACCCCCTGAAGCTTGGGCAATTGTTCGTACTAATTTCGAGCGCTCTGGAGGCGGTCCGGCAGCAGAAACAGTGGTAACGGAAAAAGTCTTGCCGCTGCCAGATTTAGGAACCTTACCGATAACCGAATATACTGTGGGTGGCGATAAAAAAGTAGCCACCACTGCCATGGGGGAATTAGTGGTAGCTGTGGGTAAAGCTGACCCCAATTTTGTTGTCACTAATGCTGATGGTAATGCCGCTTCGGGAATTAATAATATTAACGTCGGTTTAAAGATTATTCACCCCACCACCGATGATACCTATTTCCAAGCACCTAACGGTCAAGTTTATGAGCCTTTAAGCGAGGATGCCTGTGCCGGGTTAGCCGTCGGTTTATCTCTCTTGGGAGGGCGGACTTTATGGTGTTCCTACGAGTCTTTTGCTATCAATGGTTTACCGATTTGGCAGACTGTAACCCAAGCGATGGCCGAGTTACGTCGTCCCACCCCTTCTACTATTACTTTATTCACCGCCGGAGCCTTAGAGCAAGGGCGTAATGGTTGGACACACCAACGCCCAGAGATTGAAAATTATTTCGCCGCTATGATGCGAAATGGCAATATTTTCCCTCTCTTTCCCTGCGATGCTAACAGTATTCAAGTCTGTTATGAATGGGCCTTAGGAACCAGCAATAAAGGCATTACAATCACCGCTAGTAAATCGCCTTTACCGGTGCGAACCACCTTTGAGCAAACTCGTCAAGCTTTGGAAAAAGGCGGCGTAATTCTCCACGAATCGGAAGGCAGCAAAAAAGTCGTTTTTGCCGTCATTGGTGATATGACTTTATTACCCGTCTTTGAGTCTGCACAACAGTTAGAAGCAGCAGGAATCGGGGTAAAAATCGTCTCGGTAATTAATCCCCGTCGTCTCTACCGTCCTAGCGATGTGATGAGTGAAACTAGCTCGGAAGCTGATAATAATTTCCTTGATGATGCTGGTTTTGACAGTCTCTTTGCCGGTGATGCTTTAATCGGAGTAACCGGTGGTACAAGCGCCATGTTAGAACCAATTATGTTACGCAGTAATGCGCGTCGGGATGTCTTCGCTTGGAAACGGGGAGAAACCACCGCTAGTGCTGGGGAAATTATGGCCTATAATGGCTTAACTGCCAATGCTTTAACTGCGCGTGCTACCCAGTTATTAGGTTAA
- a CDS encoding 2OG-Fe(II) oxygenase: protein MFINPLVYEKSSVYRQDFETAQPFKHLVIDNFLVREQAQILLENFPSFNPQKAISELGKVGGKAVNEDLIGLGGVYQQFGRYIQAQEFLELISQLTGIDNLIPDPSFYGGGTHENLHGQELDPHIDFNLDERHWYHRRLNLLIYLNPQWQADWGGNLELHSNPRQPEENKIKSFVPIFNRCLIFETNEYSWHGFSQINLPENQRHLSRKSLSIYLYTKERPIEELSPSHTTFYIPRPLPENIQPHQVLSSEDYQQIKILLKRRDDLIRFYQDRELKESQDLVSLKSHIKRYLSLQYPRLWKIIKSLPRW from the coding sequence ATGTTTATTAATCCCCTTGTTTATGAGAAATCTTCTGTCTATCGTCAAGATTTTGAGACAGCGCAACCGTTTAAGCATTTGGTCATCGATAATTTTTTAGTTAGGGAGCAAGCGCAAATTTTGCTGGAAAATTTTCCCAGTTTTAATCCGCAAAAAGCCATTAGTGAGTTAGGAAAAGTTGGCGGGAAGGCGGTTAATGAGGATTTAATCGGTTTAGGGGGTGTTTATCAACAGTTTGGCCGCTACATTCAAGCTCAAGAGTTTTTAGAGTTAATTTCCCAATTAACCGGTATTGATAATTTAATTCCAGACCCTAGTTTTTATGGGGGTGGAACCCATGAAAATTTACACGGTCAAGAATTAGACCCTCACATTGATTTTAACCTCGATGAGCGTCATTGGTATCATCGCCGCTTGAATTTATTAATCTATTTAAATCCCCAATGGCAAGCAGATTGGGGAGGAAATCTAGAGTTACATTCCAATCCTCGTCAACCAGAAGAAAATAAGATTAAATCTTTTGTACCTATCTTTAATCGTTGTCTTATTTTTGAAACCAATGAATATTCATGGCATGGATTTTCTCAGATTAATTTACCAGAAAATCAACGGCATTTATCCCGGAAATCTCTTTCTATCTATCTCTATACCAAAGAACGTCCTATCGAAGAATTATCACCATCTCATACAACTTTTTACATCCCGCGCCCGCTGCCAGAAAATATTCAACCCCATCAAGTTTTAAGCTCGGAAGATTACCAACAAATTAAAATTTTACTGAAAAGACGGGATGATTTAATTCGTTTTTATCAAGATAGAGAACTGAAAGAATCTCAGGATTTAGTTAGTTTAAAATCCCATATTAAGCGCTATCTATCTCTCCAATACCCTCGCCTATGGAAAATTATTAAAAGTTTACCTCGTTGGTAA
- a CDS encoding ABC transporter permease, producing the protein MDWWHKLKDNPLARWGAVLLLIFYLSVMAADFVAPYSPYSSQPGQSLLPPTEIFWRSQSGSNKGEWIGPHVYPTTQSAINIETGERKLMRDFNNPLPLSLFVQGETYNFGQIRLPLPPKWQEVTLFPGIPFDLHLFGVIGDGRINILGTDESGRDSFSRLIFGGRISLFIGLVGILISFPIGLFVGGVSGYFGGWLDAILMRFVEVLMTIPGIYLLVALAAVLPAGLTSTQRFLLIVLITSFISWSGLARVIRGQVLSLKEQEFIQAAKAMGAKPLYIILRHVLPQTASYIIISATLAVPGFIVAESVLSLIGLGIQQPDPSWGNMLSLATNASIIVLQPWLIWPAALLIILTVLAFNLLGDGLRDALDPRNLER; encoded by the coding sequence ATGGACTGGTGGCACAAACTCAAAGATAATCCTCTCGCTCGTTGGGGAGCAGTTTTACTGTTAATCTTCTATTTAAGCGTAATGGCGGCGGATTTTGTCGCTCCCTACTCTCCCTACTCCTCCCAACCCGGTCAGTCTCTCCTACCCCCCACCGAAATCTTTTGGCGCTCGCAGTCGGGAAGTAACAAGGGTGAGTGGATTGGCCCCCACGTCTATCCCACCACTCAAAGTGCTATTAATATAGAAACTGGTGAGCGGAAGCTAATGAGAGATTTTAACAACCCCTTGCCGCTGAGTCTCTTTGTTCAGGGTGAAACCTATAATTTCGGTCAAATTCGCCTACCTTTGCCGCCAAAATGGCAGGAAGTAACTTTATTCCCCGGTATCCCTTTTGATCTCCATCTGTTCGGAGTCATCGGCGATGGTAGAATCAATATATTGGGAACTGACGAATCGGGACGCGATAGTTTTAGTCGCCTGATTTTCGGAGGCAGAATTAGTTTATTTATCGGTTTGGTCGGGATTTTAATTTCTTTCCCTATCGGTTTATTTGTCGGTGGCGTTTCTGGCTATTTTGGCGGTTGGTTAGATGCGATTTTAATGCGTTTTGTGGAAGTTTTAATGACTATCCCCGGCATATATTTACTCGTGGCCCTAGCGGCCGTTTTACCCGCAGGATTAACCAGCACCCAGCGCTTTTTATTAATCGTCCTGATTACTTCTTTTATCAGTTGGTCGGGATTAGCGCGAGTAATTCGCGGTCAAGTTTTATCCCTGAAAGAACAGGAATTTATTCAGGCAGCCAAAGCTATGGGAGCAAAACCCCTTTATATTATTCTGCGTCATGTGCTGCCCCAAACTGCCAGTTATATCATTATTTCTGCTACGTTAGCCGTGCCGGGGTTTATTGTGGCCGAATCGGTTTTAAGTTTAATTGGTTTGGGAATTCAACAACCGGATCCTAGTTGGGGAAATATGCTTTCTTTGGCTACCAATGCCTCAATTATTGTTCTACAACCCTGGTTAATTTGGCCAGCTGCTTTGTTAATTATTCTCACCGTTTTAGCTTTTAATTTACTCGGTGATGGTTTACGCGATGCCCTAGATCCTCGCAATTTAGAGAGATAA
- a CDS encoding glycoside hydrolase family 10 protein: MNKISKTFNNFADSLVIYSQRYGKISWLIFLIIFACIMTITFNYPAQSTNKTQEKPEIRGVWLTNIDSEVLFKPEILKDALDRLADLNFNTIYPTVWNWGYTLYPSKVAEKVTGRALDPHESLKNRDFLKEIISQGHRKKLRIIPWFEFGFMAPADSELAKRHPDWLTQRQDKSVIWWEGKVHQRVWLNPLHPQVQNFITDLVSEIITNYDIEGIQFDDHFGYPADFGYDETTIKLYQREHSGQLPPQDYQDKAWIQWRADKITDYMNSLAQTIKKQQPRAIISLSPNPYTFSLESYLLDWQKWQEKNLIDELIIQVYRTDMNAFDWELSQPELQQARESIPVAIGILSGLKGRPIPMVNITQQVKKSRQQNFGVSFFFYETLWNMSNESPSYRRRIFREILQSANPS; encoded by the coding sequence ATGAATAAAATCAGTAAAACCTTTAATAATTTCGCCGATAGTTTGGTGATTTATAGTCAAAGATACGGAAAAATAAGCTGGTTAATATTTTTAATTATCTTTGCTTGTATCATGACGATAACCTTTAATTATCCAGCACAATCGACCAATAAAACCCAAGAAAAACCCGAAATTCGTGGAGTTTGGTTAACTAATATCGATAGTGAGGTATTATTTAAACCAGAAATCCTAAAAGATGCCCTTGATAGGTTGGCCGATTTAAACTTTAATACTATTTATCCCACGGTCTGGAATTGGGGTTATACACTCTATCCTTCTAAGGTAGCAGAAAAAGTGACGGGACGAGCGCTCGATCCCCATGAATCTTTAAAAAATCGCGACTTTTTAAAGGAAATAATTAGCCAAGGTCATCGGAAAAAATTAAGAATTATTCCCTGGTTTGAATTTGGTTTTATGGCTCCTGCGGATTCAGAATTAGCCAAACGACATCCCGATTGGTTAACCCAAAGACAGGATAAAAGCGTAATTTGGTGGGAAGGAAAAGTGCATCAACGTGTGTGGTTAAATCCCTTACATCCGCAAGTACAAAACTTTATTACCGATTTAGTCAGCGAGATTATTACTAACTACGATATAGAAGGAATTCAGTTTGATGACCATTTTGGTTATCCCGCCGATTTTGGCTATGATGAAACCACGATTAAACTCTATCAAAGGGAACATTCTGGACAATTACCACCGCAAGATTACCAAGATAAAGCATGGATTCAATGGCGGGCCGATAAAATTACTGACTATATGAATAGTTTAGCCCAGACGATTAAAAAGCAGCAACCTAGAGCGATTATTTCCCTATCTCCTAATCCCTACACTTTCTCCCTAGAATCCTATCTTTTAGATTGGCAAAAATGGCAAGAAAAAAACTTGATTGATGAGTTAATAATACAAGTGTATCGAACTGATATGAACGCCTTTGACTGGGAATTATCACAACCAGAATTACAGCAAGCTAGAGAATCTATCCCCGTAGCTATTGGGATTTTATCTGGTTTAAAAGGTCGTCCGATTCCGATGGTTAATATTACTCAACAAGTGAAAAAATCGAGACAACAAAATTTTGGTGTTTCTTTCTTTTTCTACGAAACTTTATGGAATATGAGTAATGAATCGCCTTCCTATCGACGCAGGATTTTTCGAGAAATACTCCAGTCTGCTAATCCTAGCTAA